From the genome of Ovis aries strain OAR_USU_Benz2616 breed Rambouillet chromosome 5, ARS-UI_Ramb_v3.0, whole genome shotgun sequence:
ACCTCGCGACCTTGACCCGGACTGTGTCCTGGCACTGCTCAGCGCTCACCCCACCTGTCCAGTTTTTCCCCGATGTTGCGAGGAGGGGCAAGGAAAGGGCGTGTGAGTGTGTGGTGGGGGAGGCAAGTAGGTGTGCCAACTTCAGGAGGACTTCCAGGCGAGGTGTCTTTAAAGCTGGGTTTCTCATTCTCTGCACTGGTTGACGTTGGACCCAGATGATTCCTCGTCGTCGGGGAGCGGTCTTGTGCATTACCGGGTATTTAGCAATGGCCCCGGTCTCTGCTCTGGtcctcccaggtggctcggtgttaaagaatctgcctgctaatgcaggagacgcgggtttgatccctgggttgggaagatccactggaggaggaaatgacaacccattccagtattcttgcctgggaaatcgcatggacagaggagcgtgccgggctacagtccatggggttgcaaagagtcggatacgacttagacACTGAGCATGCGCACTGGCCTCCACTAGCCGCTTGCCTAgcacctcccctctcccttccaaAAATGTCCAGGCAACTCCAGATGACCCCTGAGGGTCATCCACAGAGTCACCCACAGTTGAGGACTACTGCTTCGTAGCAGATTTCCAGTGGAGAAGTACTGGCTTCAGGCTTTTCTGTATTTcgctctgtctccctctctctctctgcatcgGCTGTGGACAGATGAACTCTGAcccctttcattcattcaacaatcactgagcacctactgtgtgccacaTTGCAGACAAGATTAAGTCCCAGCTCTCttgagagaggaaaacaaagattttCGGTTTTAATTCTGTATATACAGTATACACAAGGATCATATTGCTTATATTACAGGTACAAATATATTTGACGCAAAATGTACCATTTAATCATTTTCAATGGCATTAAATACATTGTTGGGGTGCAACTATCCTCACCATCCATCCCAGAATGTTTTCACctttccaaactgaaattctgtcccCCTTAGACACtaactcccctcccccagcccctggccccccactctacttcctgtctctgtagATCTGACTACTCTAGGGACCTCCTAGCAGTGGAATCAATCAGTAATTTTCTTTTAGcctctggctcacttcactgagTGGAAGGTCCCCAAGGTTCATCCCTGCTGCAGCacaaaaacaaagtttaaaattcaTCAATCCGCAGGACAATTTCAGGTGGTGGAGAGCAGGGTGGGGGCTACGCAGAGGAAGAGCTGGTTTAGACCTGAGGACTCAGGaacctggggggaggggggcatcgGAGGAGACCACCCCTGGAGAAGCAGATCCTGCTGCTGGACTTTTGTCTAAGTGTTTCATGCTGCCAGTTGCTCCCCTGGGCTTTGCCGCCTCTAAGTCATGAGTGGATGCTCTCACAGTCAGGGGAAACCCACACCATCCATTCCCAGAGGCCCCAGGTCCCAGAGAGGGGCCAGGGGCCCTGCAGCCTCCCCTGACCTTGGCCCTGTGACTTACACACAGACCCCATAGGTCTCAGTTTTCCCTATGGAGGAGAGCACTGGACTCCTGGGAGCCCTGGAGCACCAATCAGCTCCTCCCTGGCAGGACCACAGGTTTCGTCATAGCCTCTTGAAGGCCCCCAGCGCTGTGCGGAAGTAGGAATTCTGAAGAACTGGGGTGGGTCCAGAGTGACTCACTGGGGTGAGGGATGTGGGGTTTAGGGGCCCCAACAATGTGGACACACAGAGGCATGAAGTGTTGCAACATCACTTGCAGAGTCGCACAGGCACACCACAGACCAACAGCCACTAGGCAAATGAACCACAAACacccacacaacacacacacacagacccaacacaaacacaaaacagaCAGCCACTAGGCAAATGAACCACAAACacccacacaacacacacacacacagacccaacacaaacacaaaacagaCAGTCACTACCCAAATGAACCACAAACacccacacaacacacacatacacaaacccaacacaaacacaaaacagaCAGCCACAAACatccacacaacacacacacacacatacccaacacaaacacaaaacagaCAGTCACTACCCAAATGAACCACAAACacccacacaacacacacaaacacagacccaacacaaacacaaaacagaCAGCCACTACCCAAATGAACCACAAACacccacacaacacacacacacacacagacccaacacaaacacaaaacagaCAGCCACTACCCAAATGAACCACAAacacccacaacacacacacacagacccaacacaaacacaaaacagaCAGCCACTAGGCAAATGAACCACAAACAcctacacaacacacacacacaggcccaacacaaacacaaaacagaCAACCACAAACatccacacaacacacacacacacacatacccaacaCAAACACAAGACCGTCACTACACTAATGAACCACAAACAcctacacaacacacacacacacacagacccaacACAGACACAAAACAGTCACTACCCAAATGAAccaaacacactcacacaacacacacatataagacacaacatggaaacaaaacacaaatacaaAGACTCACACACACTGACAAAAGGCACAATCCAATCACAGACACCTACACAACACAAAACCACACATGtaccacagacacacagacacagcctaGAGGCAtctacacaacacacacacaaagatacagACCACAGGACACCaccaaaccacacacacacacagcacacacacatagatgcaGTCAGATGCAAATACACAGAAATGCATAGAggtacacacaacacacacacccccagtGTAAATGCACAGAAAGAGACACCCACATTGTGTGCCGCACAGTGGAACTACAGATACGAGATAAACATCCAGtgagcacacagagacacacacatgttatcacacacacataaacacaagcACACATATAAATgcactgaaacacacacaaacaagacacccagacagagacacacagcacagatatgcaccacacacacacaggtacacagtCTCTCTCACACACGCGCGCGCGTGCGCGTGCGCCCTCTGCTGGGCTTCTGCAGAACTGTTTCAATAGAGGGTGTGATGGACAGAAGCAGGCCCCTTCAGCAGCAGCCCTTCTGCTAGTCTCAGCCCTCCTCCCCGCTGCAGGGCTCAGTTTAACCTCAGGACCTCTCCCTCCAGCTCTGTACCACCATCTGGCTTAAATCACTCCCCATCCTTTCTACTTCCACTATCTCTCTGTTTAGCCGTGTGCATCTCTTGTGACATTTGTTCATGCGATGAAAACACTCATGAACAATCTAAGAAAGAAGTGGAAAATTTGATTAGAGCCAACCTGAGGATGATAACCCAGGAGACAGTCTCTCATCTCTGAGGGCTGTTCGAAAGAAATAAAGGGGGACGATGGTATagatgtgattttggagaagagggGTTCATACAATTGAGCATccatcttttaaacatttttaaaatttttacttttggccatgccatgtggtatgtggcatcttagttcccaaccagggatcaaacttgcaacCCCTGCATGAGAAGCCtggaatcttaactactggaccaccagggaagtccttcacctttaaaaaaaagttgttgCTCTTTTCCGGTTATCGCGGCGTAGGGAACTATGAGCAGCAAAGTCTCCCGCGACACCCTCTACGAGGCGGTGCGGGAAGTCCTGCACGGGAACCAGCGCAAGCGCAGAAAGTTTTTGGAGACGGTGGAGCTTCAGatcagcctgaagaactatgaccCTCAGAAGGACAAACGTTTCTCGGGCACCGTCAGGCTTAAGTCCACTCCCCGCCCCAAGTTCTCCGTGTGTGTTTTGGGGGACCAGCAGCATTGTGATGAGGCCAAGGCTGTGGCTATCCCCCACATGGACATCGAGGCACTGAAAAAACTCAACAAGAATAAGAAACTGGTCAAGAAGCTGGCCAAGAAATATGATGCCTTTTTGGCTTCAGAGTCTCTGATCAAGCAGATCCCCCGAATCCTGGGCCCAGGCCTGAACAAGGCTGGCAAGTTCCCTTCCTTGCTGACCCACAATGAGAACATGGTGGCCAAAGTTGATGAAGTGAAGTCCACGATCAAGTTCCAGATGAAGAAGGTGCTGTGTCTGGCAGTGGCTGTTGGCCACGTgaagatgacagatgatgagctTGTGTACAACATCCACTTAGCTGTCAACTTCCTGGTATCATTGCTCAAGAAAAATTGGCAGAACGTTAGGGCCTTGTACATTAAGAGCACCATGGGCAAGCCCCAGCGTCTGTACTAAGGCACAGCTTAATAAACCATACTAAaccatcaaaaaaaataaataaataaataaataaataaaaattaaaaaaataaaaaaaagttgttgactgacaatgttgtgttgatttctgctgtacagcacaacgactcagttatacatattttttttcctatttcatatttgaGCACTCATCTTGATAGAAGGTTGCTGCTATTCACAAGAAACAGATATCTTCCTTCATGGTTTTAGTGCTTCCTTGAGGTTGGGCAAATACAAGGAACtgtctaactatctgaaggccagTTCTCTCCATTTTCCTAGAGCACAAAGTGCCTCATTCTGATTTTCACTCTGGGTTTCTTGCTATAGGTCAGCGACTGCAGTGGCTAATGACTTGATTCTTGAGGAATCAAGAATGTGCAACATTCTTTGTTTTACAACCCCCTCCCTTTTGGTCTTAATTTTGACTGAGTTTGGGAGGTATTTTGTGACCAGTTTGTCCCATGGCGCTAGAAATGTTCATCCCGGGgtctccaggaagatcccctggaggagtgcatggcaacccactccagcattcttgcctggacaatccccacagacagaggagcctggtggcctacagtccatggggttgcaaagagtcagatacagctgaagcaactaagcacacacacacagatcaggCAAGGATTTCATGATAGAGCCACTCAATGTGCTATTAGTGGACTGTTAACAGTGGCcgaaagggacttccctagtggtccagtggttaagactccacttggcaatacaggggacacgggttcaatccctggtctgggaactaagatctcacatgccatggggcaactaagcctgctcaccgcaactactgagcccgcatgacacaacaataaattttaaaagagtgaaaaatacttttctttacttttggctgtgttgggtctttgttgctgcatggacttGTCTCTAGTTGCAAACATTGGGGGCTACTCTGTCACTGCAGTGCACAAGCCTCTCaacgtggtggcttctcttgtggagtgtGGGTGTGTAGGTTTCACTAGTTGTGACACaaagactcagtagttgtggctcctgggccctagagcacaggttcaatagttgtggcgcacaggcttagctgctctgcggcatgtgggatcttcccagatgagggattgaacctgtgtctcctgcattggcaaatggattctttaccactgagccaccaaggaaacgccttaaagatatttttaaaaagaccgaACAAGCAACAGCCAAAAGCTCCTgcaccacctgtcttactagcctgTTATCGTCCAGGAAATtgttccctcttgttgcttcttcccctAGCTAGAGTTACACTATTACAGTCATTGATCTTATAGGACTGCGCATTTAATCAAGTCTTTCAAGGCATCTAATCATGTTTAAATTtacctgaggcttgatcacacatTTGGTGATGCAATAAACAATTATCTGGTCAAACAGGGAGAGCACAAGTTGTGTAGCTAGTGGCATTAATAAGGTcataagtcagtcagttcagttcagttcagttcagtcgctcagttgtgtctaactctttgcgaccccatgaaccacaacacgccaggcctccctgtccatcaccaactcccagagtccacccaaacccatgtccattgagtcgatgatgccatccagccatctcatcctctgtcgtccccttctcctcctgccctcaatctttcctagcatcagggtcttttcaaatgagtcagctcttcacatcaggtggccaaagtattggactttcagtttcaacatcagtccttccagtgaacacccaggactgatctcctttaggatggactggttggatctcccatAAGTAAGTATTTAAGCGAAACACTTAGGTATTATTTATCCGTTAGGTACGTTAACCATGTAATGGATACATAATCCATGTAATGGATAAAGTAGTATCCATTAGGTAGAGCCCAGGTTTACCCCAGGTCATCTGACCAGTCTGTTCTGCATCCATCTCTGCCTTGAAGCAAAATGATTTATTTGGCATTGTACATAAAGTCCACTGGAGGTGTCTGTGCCTACAGGGCGAGAGGTCATCGTGACCCCTTTCAGACTGTGGAAGGGATGTCGCCGTCTAAGGACTTACGGGGCCTGGTGCAGGAAGAGAAAACTGATCTTTATGGTGAAGCAGGTTATCTCTATCTTTGCAGGGGTCTGGTTCACACATAACACAGGTGTCCAGTGCACGCAAGAGAGTGAGGGAGGAGGCCAAAGGGCAGAGGAAAAGTTTTATGTCTGAATTCGTCTTGTTTTGCcctaaaatgtgaatttttatttcattgctgtCATGCACTCATtcattccctcattcattcactcagtaagACGCCGGACACCATAATGGGGCCCTTAGGACTGATGTCATGAACCAACTGGACAAACGTCTATGCCCTTGAAGCTGACGTTCTAGCAGGAGAGACAGACAAATGTCAGAGGGTGCTGAACGCCAGGAAGAGTCATAAAGGAGACGGGAGGAGGGGCGTCAGAGgagctgtttgtttatttactgTAATTTCATGTATTTATCGTGGACAGTGCTGGCTCTTCACTGCtgtgcttttctccagttgcggcgagTGGAAGCTGctttctagctgtggtgcatgcttcccattgcggtggcttctctagttgaaGAGCGCGGGCTCCAGAGCGCGAGGGCTTCagagctgcagcatgtgggctcagtagttgcagctcccaggctctagagcacaaactCAATCGTTGTGGCTtatttgctccatggcatgtgagatcttcctgctgctgctgctgctgctgctgctgctaagtcgcttcagtcgtgtccgactctgtgtgaccccacagatggcagcccaccaggctcccctgtccctgggattctccaggcaacaacactggagtgggttgccatttcctcctccaatgcatgaaagtgaaaagtgaaagtgaagtcgctcagtcgtgtctgacccttagcatggactgcagcctaccaggctcctctgtccatgggattttccaggcaagagtactggagtggggtgcca
Proteins encoded in this window:
- the LOC114114996 gene encoding large ribosomal subunit protein uL1-like → MSSKVSRDTLYEAVREVLHGNQRKRRKFLETVELQISLKNYDPQKDKRFSGTVRLKSTPRPKFSVCVLGDQQHCDEAKAVAIPHMDIEALKKLNKNKKLVKKLAKKYDAFLASESLIKQIPRILGPGLNKAGKFPSLLTHNENMVAKVDEVKSTIKFQMKKVLCLAVAVGHVKMTDDELVYNIHLAVNFLVSLLKKNWQNVRALYIKSTMGKPQRLY